Part of the Vigna angularis cultivar LongXiaoDou No.4 chromosome 1, ASM1680809v1, whole genome shotgun sequence genome, tatagttttgtcgcttccagccactacaggccccatcagttaatgatggcaatttagtccctacagttttATAGCAGTCAACCGCCACTACAGTCGCTACCGCCTCAGACAGACGCAACTGCGTcagttcttcttgggctagagtttagcccgatcttcttgtgatacacggctaagtatcaccacttgggagttgtccagcaaagaattttggacctccaacgtatctttggatctttgatgtctttgtttcagcattgtagcttaatattttgttttgttttagtggtccagcaacggtgatattccacatttccgCCGTTCACACTGAGGaggagtacgtttccaagacactgcaagtcaagtcacatatatatgggtgtagtccctgcagttttgtagatttcagctactactgttgatcccgtcacccatccatcattgatgagaatttagtgtagtccctgcagttttgtagctcttagctttcagctaccactgttgatcccgtcactcatccatcattgattgggaatcagtccttgcagattgtcattgtccaccactgctttccttcatccacttttgaagttgaagtttcacaagctgctgttagttcatctatgtttgcctcacactcttgaagacaaatcatctagtttaacactgagttcatctattccaagcttagttcatacaatttgtatgctccagcttgagggggagtgttagatatattatatcttttatcttttagttagtttgttattatttctcatttgtattttgggcttagcccatatttcttctattataaatagagaatcctatgtgtgtatttaacacaagggagattaatctaaatatagtttttcactatattcaacaaatCCAATATCTGACAATCTTGTAAAAGATAAGCCATGCATCATGTGTCATCAAATCAAACATAGTGAAACTATAAAAACCCCAGCACcaatttttcacaaaaatgatttccaatatgaatttatatatattgctTGCTTTAACCTAGACAAAAACATTGATGTAACTCTTTCTTAttctataaaataattgaaatcaaGGCAGAAGGAAATGAACTTATAAGAGAACACTCACTGCAGTCATATCATCAGTAAAGTACACATCATGGTTCCCTACAAGATAAGGAAATGGATCAGCCAACCAAACCATATCAACATCATTGTACATCACACTATATCCAAGCTCCAAAATCTTCAGCAGATGTCTAGGCCTCCTGGCTGTAAAGTTGAAGAAACCCTATATAGCGAAAAAAACCAAGCACAGGTCAGAAAAGCAAAGCGCCacaaaaaagtaataaataaaatcaacttCTTATTATTGTTTAAGAACATTGCGTAGAAGTTGTGCTTGGAAGAacttatttacaatttatttgaaACTTAGAAAAGCTTATAAAAGTAAATGATACACTTTGATAAACTATTTTCGGGCAATGTCAATAAACTCTTGAAGATAACTTATGAAAACAACTTACAACTTATATGAAACTAGTTTAGCCCTATTTTATTCCTGTTTAAACAAACTTATTAATAAGAACTtagagataaataaaataagaagacAAAATGAATTAAGCTTCTCCCATAAGTTTAAATTAACTCATGCATAAATTACTATATAGAGCTCTTTCACTTGGAAAcactaaacttattttaacttgtgtataaactaattttaagttatgaaaaaagttaattcattttaccttttttattttcttatcttgtaaatatttattgaaaaattgatCCACACATCCACTTACTTACTCTTTGATTATACAAACAACTTCTAAACAAGTGCTTCCAAGGCAAACACTTTTAACTAGCATACACTTCCTATTAGTACTGAAGGGTAGCCCCTTTAAAAATCAGATGTTCATAGTGACTTTCACCATATCATCTCTCACCCAATGTGTTGGCAACCAATAAGATTAGCACTCTACTTATATATTGCAATTTGATCACGTCTTTATCTCTAAATGATGCGAGATCTCCAACAACCCCTCACCCATCGAGTACCGGACAAGTCGATCATGAGGACTGGATATCTTCATCGTGAGAATAAAGAAGACCCAATTGCAGATAACATAATAGACTCAACAAATTTCACTGTAATAGATTTTGATTCGGTCTTattaaaatgaactttaagACTAAGTCAGGCTCATGAACCCTTTATCTTCAATAGACTCACCTACCGGTTCTAGATTTGCACCTTAATCTAACATATAAGTAGCCTTTTATACAACCCCGCTCGAATGAAAGCTCCAGTAGTTAAAACTAAAGCACAAGAGCAGTAGGGGACTCCAAACCAAAAGAATAGTCCATTGGATGGAAAGGTCTCAAACCTTAAGTAACACATGATGTAGTTATTGTATTCAGAGTGAAACTCCTAACATTTCCTATTGTTATTACTGTATAAAGGAATCAAGTTAAATGCAGTGAGAAAGAAACCTGAGAGCCAAACTTATGGGCAGCTTCAGCATCAAGAACGGGAGGAATGAGAACAGCGTGGCCAGGCCAAAGATCATTGACCCGGTGGAGCGAGGCGTAGTCCTCGGCAATGACAAGGACCATATCCTGGCGATCCTGCATGGCTATACTAATCAACCAGTTGTTGAGGAAGGGCAAGTAGGGTTGGCTGACAATGCAGACGATGACGGAGCCATTTTTGGCCACAAAGGAGAGAGCTTGTTCCAGTGTGTAGTGGTCCCATTTGGGAGCTGAGGTTGAAGTTAAAGTAAAGGAGAGAGCTTGGGGCATGCCGACCCAGGGGCAGAAGACGCCCACTACGACCACGAGAGCGAGCAGGGCAAGGAGGGTGGTGGGGCCCAGAACGGAGGAGAAGGGTCTCTTGGAATTGGTTGAAGATGAAGCTGAAACGGGAAATGGGTTGGAGAAAGGGTTCTGCAAAGTTCTCTGGTGGAGGAAGGAGGACATTGCTGATCGATGCAGAAACAAAGAAGATTGGGAATTTCTGCAGAATGAGAACGACGGATTTCTGATTCACTCAGATCGGATCAGAACCCTGCTGATTCGACtgcctttctttcttctttctatcGCTTCGGTTCGTTGCTAATCTTCACTCACAAACTTCACTCTGCATCTTTAATCCTATTTTTTTCCTTGtcgttacttttttttttatcacaacaatttaagcatatttgattttaatcttttaaatttaaattgtgtCAATTAACTTTTCTATAAGATGAATTATACCATTTTAATTTCTgcaacaattaaaattaaggaTACAATACTTTACACATGTGCTGTTTTCGTGCGTGTACCGGTTCGGAGCATTGAAGAGAACTTGTGTAGATTGATAGTGTTGTTTTTGCTTTGTAAACACgacattttaattaaacttaaaaataaaagtttataaaaaatatataatgttcaCATctcctttctttatttttctatcactttttaacatatgtatacaatgaaatatttttacacGAAATATTTTTACACTCTCATTTACTCCCCCTTCTTTGTTTCGATAATAGGTtcattaaaacattattaatgtcaatcattatatttttaaatattatttattttaaaactcaaAACTCCATCAAGATCTTCTCATTAAATACTCATTTCTCAATTTTTCATTcgatacattttttaaaaaaaattccaaaataataatatctcaaaTACGATAATTAActctaaacaaaatttattattatacacatttatatttttctttcatattatttCACAACAATAATGtgttaaaaaaaagaacaaattaaaCTCTTATGAAAATCTTAATCTCTTAAGTATTGTCATTTTATACTTAGATTTTGAtcataacaaacaaaataatttgatttgtcTAATATAATCTATCATGTATTCAACTAGTATTATAGAAAAGTCAAATCAAGtcatttgacaaaaaaatataagttatgtTTGAAATACAAGTAACAAATGAATTCATATTAGatgaatattataaatgaatagAGGAGTCCTCAATAGATGTCAGATAGGGTTGTAGAGCATATATAGATTTTCAAGAAGTGATAAATAATAACCTTGACAAGTTTAGATAACCATGTTATCAATAGGCACTCTTTAATATACATTCGCTTCCacttacaattttattttgactcattttaaaattaattttttatgttttgttcacTTGGGGGAGAGAAATTGAGGGAGAGTGAGTGGATGGATTTGAGGAGATTTGGagatgaattaattgttgtttatttgagtagatttggaaataaatgagagtggatttggaagtaaagtttatgagaattagtgtaggatttcgTTAATGTGactgacaaaaaaatttaattagtaaaaattaaatattaccaaaatgcccctaattattaaagtaatataaaatgataattgttaatgttatatttaattgtaaaaatatttataaagagtaaaaaattaatgttaactattattattattattattttattattattattattattttattattattttattattatttttattattattattattattattattttattattattattattactattattattattgttattattattattatttcatccTGTAGATCATTTCAGTTAAACACACTATATTCAAGGGTGAAATTGTAAATATTGAGAAATCCTTGCAAATCTGTGCATAGATGAAAGATTGGAAAATTCTTTTatggcttaataccctattttgtccccagtttcgctcgcaaatgtcaaattagtccatcctttaaaaaatgcgttaattacgtcctcacttaataaaatttgcatcaatgaaattccttccgttaaatccgtacaaacggggttaattattttgcatcaaataattaacgccgtttgtacggatttaacggaagggatttaattgatgcaaattttattaagtgaggacgtaattgacgcatattttaaaggatggactaatttgacattttcgagcgaaactggggacaaaatagggtattaagccttcTTTTATCCTGTAAATCTGCGCTTTCAAATGCGCACAAATCTTTAAAAACGAACACAAAAGTAATCTGAAATCCGTCTTTACATTTCATCGTGCACAGGAAATTATCCTCAAGTGAACAGAGGCTTAAGGAATAGATGTAAGTCttgtaagaaaataataataaaatatcttaaacatGTTGTTGAAGTAATATTCTCTAAACATTTGTCAAAAAGAGCACTAGTGTAATACAAAGTTGAAGAATAAATGCCCTTAACTTTTATAAGATAAATGTGGTGCTAGATGTTAAGAACTCATACTAACATATAACTTTATTAGAAGTAGGATGACGATGGGTCGTGTCGGATATGAATTCTGAttcgtaataaaaaaatttatttgttaccTATCTTGTTATTTGTCGGATATCCACTTAAAAAATACTTCTGGGTATTTTAAAACCTGCAAATCCTCGTAGATACttgcaaatatttaaaaaaatatattttataaatttttaaaataaatctaaatgaaattacaaaaaaatataaaatataatgtaaattaaaatttaatttcaattaaatttaacctaataaaatataaattaattttaattttaattaaatttaacttaataaaataaaaattaaatttttattttaattttttgcgggTAATGGATATTCGCGGCTACGGATAGTATGATACCCGCACTCAACCCGTTTATAAGTGAGTATTAGAATACCCACTATTTGTGAGTAATAAATACCTACGAGTACCAATTATTTGCTGCAATTTTTTTTGCAACCCatgaacatatatatttttgtcatagATATTTTTGTCATAGATATTTTTGTCATAGCTAGAAGCACTTAATAATAGCCCATTTGTTTTACATAATGAAACCTTTTCTTATTAGCACTGGAGAAATGGACATTGTTAGGTTTTTTAATGGGGGATACACTAGGAAAATTCGACATTAATGAGTCAAGAGTAAACCATATGAGATGCTAAAACAATATCTCAACTCAATTCCTTGAGACAATGTGTTTATGAGTCATTCTCTTTTTATATTGCTTATCTCACTCATTTCTACCTAAAGTGGGTGACCATATGCACACCTTCAATTTCCTATAATTTTTCTCTCAAGTCTGAGTCTTTATTACAAATTGCAAAGTACTCCTTGAAATTCAAGTGTTCTACCCATGAGTGTTTTACTCATATAACATTTTGAGGatgttttcttttgtatatgttgtttaactttctcatttttattcaacGAAAGATTCAAAATAACACTTGGATCCTTACAATATCCTTTTCAAGACTAAGTTTCTTATACATTGGTACACTTCCTTCTCAATCATTAAAGTCAGGTACATAGCTTTCTTAGAAGCAGCCAAGGAGATATTATGATTGAAGAACCTTCTcaaaaaatttggaaaaaaggcaagatgattttttattatttagtgaTAGTTAGAATGTTATATGTCTTTCTAAAATCTAAGCCTTCATTTTATATACAATCATATTACTTGAAGTATTATATTGAGACCTGATAAGTGTTAGAAATTTGTCTTTGTTGAAGATTTCATGATCAAATAATCCAACTAATATGTTGACCAAGATTGTCATAATTGATAAGTTTAGGCTTTGgattactttaatatttttggtTAGAGGTGTAATGTAATGTTTTATATAGATCAACTCATGACTCTTTGTTTTTTAATCTCCTTAATATATTTTCCCTTGAAATAACTAATAGTGATATTACAACTAATGATTTTTCTTCAAGTATGATCTAATATAGATAGAGAATCCTAAGTTTGTTGATTCCTTGTATTCAAAGTTTTTTTGGAAGGCAGAAAAAAAATGTCTTGTTAAGATAAATATCAATACTagataaaaattgtttttgttgatgGAGAAAGTACCAATTTGGGAAGAACTCTTACTTAATGGAGAGTTTGCTAGAAATCTAAATGTGAATTTGAATCtcataaaaataagaaagttaaagaacaaatgagaaaaaaaaactcaaatttattattctaaaattttaaattagaaattgtattgtaattttttatatatgttgacaTGTGACTCATTGATATTGAATCTCCCTAATATATTGATGGCAATGCTCTAGGTAGGACAAGCCAAATCTAGAAGCAACCAAGCCAACAAGAACAAGATGCTCAAGGTTTTAGATGGAATGCAAAATGGTAGTGGTATAAGGTGGAGGTTGTCATGGTTTTGGGTGTTTGAATGGTGATGAAAGGTGTGTTTGGTGGTTCTCTAAGAGAGGTTGGACCAACTCTtggaggaaggtggctagaggaggccaCTTGGGTTGCTCTAGCCTAGGGTGACCTTAAAAGAGTAGTATGACACAAAAATGACAGTATAACTttactctaaatcaaaggtgattaCATGATGTAGagcacctctatttataggctaaggtgtctcaaaatgggctgaaactttaacctaaaagagctaccttggttggcttggagagcaaggagaaatTCTCTCTAATAGGAGGGAGACAAGTGGCAAAAAGCCTCTCAAATGAGAGAGTGACAAGTGACCACTACCTATGGAAAAACTCTTCATTCCTAGAGTGACACATGACCACTAACTAGGTGAAAACTCTCCAATGGGAAGCTTCCACATGTCTAGGACGAAATTCTTCTCCCTTGTTCTCAAAGCTTAGCCAAAATGTTGACCCCTTGGTCAACACACCCATTTTGGATGTCCAAGCATAGTCAACTTTGAGCCTTGGccctttgttgacttgtttGGTCAAAATCCTATTCTACTTGGCctaaaatacaaggcccaattGAAATCCTACACTAC contains:
- the LOC108319088 gene encoding UDP-D-xylose:L-fucose alpha-1,3-D-xylosyltransferase MGP4, coding for MSSFLHQRTLQNPFSNPFPVSASSSTNSKRPFSSVLGPTTLLALLALVVVVGVFCPWVGMPQALSFTLTSTSAPKWDHYTLEQALSFVAKNGSVIVCIVSQPYLPFLNNWLISIAMQDRQDMVLVIAEDYASLHRVNDLWPGHAVLIPPVLDAEAAHKFGSQGFFNFTARRPRHLLKILELGYSVMYNDVDMVWLADPFPYLVGNHDVYFTDDMTAIKPLNHSHDLPPPGKKGRPYICSCMIFLHPTNEAKLVLKKWIEELQIQPWSKTVKSNDQPAFNWALMKIAKEVDMYLLPQAAFPTGGLYFKNKTWVKETKGMHVIIHNNYIVGFEKKIKRFRDYGLWLVDDHAQESPLGTL